The Corallococcus exiguus genome has a window encoding:
- a CDS encoding M1 family metallopeptidase, which yields MRTLPGWWLLCALAAGPVVAATPPAPAAPAIPGAGSVAPEVQLCLQHLRPEERDRAARALGPLESVPLYRVQLEVEPKERRVWGKVQVELVAKGPKPVTELYLRLTPNTRSRQVTLSGAKLNGKAVALELGPEPTLQRITVEPPVPPGGTVSLEVSLKGTVPKAAPGAESLLGSGGLLGGGAKGGSDDHGAFSATADVMSLVGVVPQVPPMDDQGQPWAGPQGTGDLALYEPAHVLATLTVPSGWAAHTTGTPMGAVPERDGRVRYSFAAAAVRDFPVLVTRGYQSATATVNGVTVESHFAARDAAVGKRVLKYASQALTEFEKRLGPLPYTHFRVVQAPLSGGAGGMEFPGLVTVGTSLYRAKQDPLSMLVGMPGMEAFQEMLNAQGGAGMLAQVGSQVGASLERTLEFTVAHEVAHQYFAGLVGSDPIHDPVVDESLAQYAALLYMEWAHGPEAAESLRNEALVMPYQFFRLTGGSDGRADRPTGDFDGGELEYGALVYGKAPLLHHASRKLVGDSAFLKALRAYVDTYRFKWACKACFTQELAKASPANAKALTQLRTRWWEEAHGDEDLGAADLQGLMEAMGGDMGGVKLDAQTQQLLEQLLPQLMGQ from the coding sequence ATGCGGACCCTCCCCGGATGGTGGCTGCTGTGCGCGCTGGCCGCGGGCCCCGTGGTTGCGGCGACACCTCCCGCCCCCGCCGCTCCCGCCATTCCGGGCGCGGGCAGCGTGGCGCCAGAGGTGCAGCTGTGCCTCCAGCACCTGAGGCCGGAGGAGCGGGACCGGGCCGCGCGGGCGCTGGGGCCGCTGGAGTCCGTGCCGCTCTACCGCGTGCAACTGGAGGTGGAGCCGAAGGAGCGGCGCGTCTGGGGCAAGGTGCAGGTGGAGCTGGTGGCCAAGGGCCCCAAGCCGGTGACGGAGCTGTACCTGCGGCTGACGCCCAACACCCGCTCGCGCCAGGTGACGCTCTCCGGCGCGAAGCTCAACGGGAAGGCCGTGGCGCTGGAACTGGGGCCGGAGCCCACGTTGCAGCGCATCACGGTCGAGCCGCCGGTGCCCCCGGGCGGCACGGTGTCGCTGGAGGTCTCGCTGAAGGGCACGGTGCCCAAGGCGGCGCCGGGCGCGGAGTCGCTGCTGGGCTCGGGCGGGCTCCTGGGCGGCGGCGCGAAGGGGGGCTCGGACGACCACGGAGCCTTCTCCGCCACGGCGGACGTGATGAGCCTGGTGGGCGTGGTGCCGCAGGTGCCTCCCATGGATGACCAGGGCCAGCCGTGGGCCGGCCCGCAGGGCACGGGGGACCTGGCGCTGTACGAGCCCGCGCACGTGCTGGCCACGCTCACGGTGCCGTCAGGCTGGGCGGCGCACACCACCGGGACGCCCATGGGCGCGGTGCCCGAGCGCGACGGCCGGGTGCGCTACAGCTTCGCGGCGGCGGCGGTGCGCGACTTCCCGGTGCTGGTGACGCGCGGCTACCAGTCCGCCACCGCCACGGTGAATGGCGTCACGGTGGAGAGCCACTTCGCGGCGCGGGACGCGGCGGTGGGCAAGCGCGTGCTCAAGTACGCGTCACAGGCCCTGACGGAGTTCGAGAAGCGGCTGGGCCCGCTGCCCTACACCCACTTCCGCGTGGTGCAGGCGCCCTTGAGCGGCGGCGCGGGCGGCATGGAGTTCCCGGGGCTGGTGACGGTGGGCACGTCCCTCTACCGCGCCAAGCAGGACCCGCTGTCCATGCTGGTGGGCATGCCCGGCATGGAGGCCTTCCAGGAGATGCTGAACGCCCAGGGCGGCGCGGGGATGCTGGCGCAGGTGGGCTCGCAAGTGGGGGCGTCCCTGGAGCGCACGCTGGAGTTCACCGTGGCGCATGAGGTGGCGCACCAGTACTTCGCGGGGCTCGTGGGCTCGGACCCCATCCACGACCCGGTGGTGGACGAGTCCCTGGCGCAGTACGCGGCGCTCCTCTACATGGAATGGGCCCACGGCCCGGAGGCCGCCGAGTCCCTGCGCAACGAGGCCCTGGTGATGCCCTACCAGTTCTTCCGGCTGACGGGCGGCAGCGACGGCCGCGCGGACCGGCCCACGGGCGACTTCGACGGCGGCGAGCTGGAGTACGGCGCGCTCGTGTACGGCAAGGCGCCGCTGCTGCACCACGCGTCCCGCAAGCTGGTGGGGGACAGCGCCTTCCTCAAGGCCCTGCGCGCGTACGTGGACACGTACCGCTTCAAGTGGGCGTGCAAGGCGTGCTTCACGCAGGAGCTGGCGAAGGCGAGCCCCGCGAACGCGAAGGCGCTGACGCAGCTGCGCACGCGCTGGTGGGAAGAGGCCCACGGCGACGAGGACCTGGGAGCGGCGGACCTCCAGGGGCTGATGGAGGCCATGGGCGGCGACATGGGCGGCGTGAAGCTGGACGCCCAGACGCAGCAGCTCTTGGAGCAACTCCTGCCCCAGCTCATGGGGCAGTAG
- a CDS encoding PEGA domain-containing protein, translating into MRRPFNRALHATLSGWLVGMLAVGPAAAQQQHVPLRLMPRTLPTAAGPRVAVVAIPVDASLEGEALALAHWAEQAVARSGRLELVRLSDALDAQGATARQTKAVEGNAAFKDGAKAYDELDTVKALQSFDRAVKAYEQADLSRAFPLLSRARVMKAATQVANGENKAAELEMRGVLAVDPRATFNPNFFPPEEVAFVEKERKSQLEGAQATLNVSSQPAAAQVFVDGTYRGVSPLALTGLTRADHYVTLVAPGYAVTEGRAREGESSFTLAKLPVQQRYAALVERIAKNADDEDRDQALQELGVLADVPQVLALLVRGGPGNAPLTVTGLRMDVADGHNLAYAMGQVPRGDAMATGSEALLTGLVGQDAARVDGKPVKHFAGGGGVSRKTAGYVLLATGVALLAGGIYFGLEASSKSDAFKTAPQGSTRAEDLKSTGKTYALVADIGVLAGLVSAGAGSYLAFYKKGGGSSSSAPASPPVEKAAPARDEKPMKEALPMPPPPPAAKTEPAPKVNATSTPTPATEPAPANNPPPPVFEPPPTPPPAPPAKKLTRKEREAEAKRQRAEEARLKREEEQRKKDEEEQRKKDEEAKRKADEEAKRKADEEARRKREEEKKRPKLDEDDLRNY; encoded by the coding sequence ATGCGACGTCCTTTCAATCGCGCGCTGCACGCGACGCTCAGTGGCTGGCTGGTGGGAATGCTGGCCGTGGGCCCCGCGGCCGCGCAGCAACAACACGTACCGCTGCGGCTGATGCCGCGAACGCTGCCGACGGCGGCGGGCCCCCGCGTGGCGGTGGTGGCCATTCCCGTGGATGCCTCGCTGGAGGGTGAGGCGCTGGCGCTGGCGCACTGGGCGGAGCAGGCCGTGGCCCGCTCCGGCCGGCTGGAGCTGGTCCGTCTGTCGGACGCGCTGGACGCCCAGGGCGCGACCGCGCGCCAGACGAAGGCGGTGGAGGGCAACGCAGCGTTCAAGGACGGCGCCAAGGCCTACGACGAACTGGACACCGTGAAGGCGCTCCAGAGCTTCGACAGGGCGGTGAAGGCCTACGAGCAGGCGGACCTGTCGCGCGCGTTCCCGCTGCTCAGCCGCGCGCGGGTGATGAAGGCCGCGACGCAGGTGGCCAACGGGGAGAACAAGGCCGCGGAGCTGGAGATGCGCGGCGTGCTCGCGGTGGATCCGCGCGCCACCTTCAACCCCAACTTCTTCCCGCCCGAGGAAGTCGCCTTCGTGGAGAAGGAGCGCAAGTCGCAGCTGGAGGGCGCGCAGGCCACGCTGAACGTGAGCTCGCAGCCCGCCGCCGCGCAGGTGTTCGTGGACGGCACCTACCGGGGCGTGTCCCCGCTGGCGCTCACCGGCCTGACGCGCGCGGACCACTACGTGACGCTGGTGGCGCCGGGCTATGCCGTGACGGAAGGCCGGGCGCGCGAGGGCGAGTCCTCCTTCACGCTCGCGAAGCTGCCGGTGCAGCAGCGCTACGCGGCGCTCGTGGAGCGCATCGCGAAGAACGCCGACGACGAGGATCGGGACCAGGCGCTGCAGGAACTGGGCGTGCTCGCGGACGTGCCGCAGGTGCTGGCGCTGCTGGTGCGCGGCGGTCCGGGCAACGCGCCCCTGACCGTCACCGGCCTGCGCATGGACGTGGCGGACGGCCACAACCTGGCGTACGCGATGGGCCAGGTGCCGCGCGGTGACGCGATGGCCACGGGCTCCGAGGCGCTGCTGACGGGGCTCGTCGGCCAGGACGCGGCGCGCGTCGACGGCAAGCCGGTGAAGCACTTCGCTGGCGGTGGAGGCGTGAGCCGCAAGACCGCGGGCTACGTGCTGCTGGCCACGGGCGTGGCGCTCCTGGCGGGCGGCATCTACTTCGGCCTGGAGGCCTCCTCCAAGTCGGACGCGTTCAAGACCGCGCCGCAGGGCAGCACGCGCGCGGAGGACCTGAAGAGCACCGGCAAGACGTACGCGCTGGTGGCGGACATCGGCGTGCTGGCGGGTCTGGTGTCCGCGGGCGCCGGCAGCTACCTGGCGTTCTACAAGAAGGGTGGGGGTTCGTCGTCCAGCGCCCCCGCGAGCCCCCCGGTGGAGAAGGCCGCGCCGGCTCGCGACGAGAAGCCCATGAAGGAGGCGCTGCCCATGCCGCCGCCTCCGCCCGCCGCCAAGACGGAGCCCGCCCCCAAGGTGAACGCCACGTCCACGCCCACGCCCGCCACCGAGCCGGCTCCGGCGAACAACCCCCCGCCGCCCGTCTTCGAGCCGCCCCCGACGCCGCCGCCCGCGCCGCCCGCGAAGAAGCTGACGCGCAAGGAGCGTGAGGCCGAGGCGAAGCGCCAGCGCGCGGAGGAGGCCCGCCTCAAGCGCGAGGAGGAACAGCGCAAGAAGGACGAGGAGGAGCAGCGCAAGAAGGACGAAGAGGCGAAGCGCAAGGCGGACGAAGAGGCGAAGCGCAAGGCGGACGAAGAGGCCCGGCGCAAGCGCGAGGAAGAGAAGAAGCGCCCCAAGCTCGACGAAGACGATCTCCGGAACTACTAG
- a CDS encoding tRNA(His) guanylyltransferase Thg1 family protein has translation MKFDELDEKMRVFETAHDLCVLPGVFMVARIDGRGFTRLTKEVHAFESPFDVRVRDLMVATTGHLMDCGFRVVYGYTQSDEISLLFHPDEDAFGRKTRKLNSVLAGEASAKFSLLLGDLGTFDCRICELPNAELVRDYFRWRNEDAVRNALNAHCYWSLRREGKNVAEATAMLTRLSVAEKNELLFQRGVNFNDVPNWQKRGTGLYRETYAKEARNPRTGETVLAERRRIKVDYELPMKDAYGAFILSLLEGVER, from the coding sequence GTGAAGTTCGATGAGCTGGACGAGAAGATGCGCGTGTTCGAGACCGCGCACGACCTGTGCGTGCTGCCCGGCGTGTTCATGGTGGCGCGCATCGATGGGCGCGGCTTCACGCGGCTGACGAAGGAGGTGCACGCCTTCGAGAGCCCCTTCGACGTGCGCGTGCGCGACCTGATGGTCGCGACGACCGGGCACCTGATGGACTGCGGCTTCCGCGTCGTCTACGGCTACACGCAGAGCGACGAAATCTCGCTGCTCTTCCACCCGGACGAGGACGCCTTCGGGCGCAAGACGCGCAAGCTCAACTCCGTCCTCGCGGGGGAGGCGAGCGCGAAGTTCTCGCTGCTGTTGGGGGACCTGGGCACGTTCGACTGCCGCATCTGCGAGCTGCCGAACGCGGAGCTCGTGCGCGACTACTTCCGCTGGCGCAACGAGGACGCGGTGAGGAACGCGCTGAACGCGCACTGCTATTGGAGCCTGCGCCGCGAAGGGAAGAACGTGGCGGAGGCCACGGCCATGCTCACGCGCCTGTCGGTGGCGGAGAAGAACGAGCTGCTCTTCCAGCGGGGCGTGAACTTCAACGACGTGCCGAACTGGCAGAAGCGCGGGACGGGGCTCTACCGGGAGACGTACGCGAAGGAGGCTCGCAACCCGAGGACTGGGGAGACGGTCCTCGCGGAGCGCCGCCGCATCAAGGTGGACTACGAGCTTCCGATGAAGGATGCGTACGGCGCCTTCATCCTGTCGTTGCTGGAAGGCGTGGAGCGATAG
- a CDS encoding AAA family ATPase, translated as MEAVIFTGIQGAGKSSFYRERLFTTHVRLSLDMLKTRHREKVLLRACLEAKQPFVVDNTNPTVAERSRYIAAAKQFGFRVVGLYFQSKVADALLRNDQRPAEQRVPLVGVLGTYKRLQVPHPEEGFDALFFVRLGPDGFTVEEWQREVR; from the coding sequence ATGGAAGCGGTCATCTTCACGGGCATCCAGGGGGCGGGGAAGAGCAGCTTCTACCGGGAGCGCCTCTTCACCACGCACGTTCGCCTGAGCCTGGACATGCTCAAGACGCGGCACCGGGAGAAGGTGCTGCTGCGCGCGTGCCTGGAAGCGAAGCAGCCCTTCGTGGTGGACAACACCAACCCCACGGTGGCGGAGCGCTCCCGCTACATCGCGGCCGCGAAGCAGTTCGGCTTCCGCGTGGTGGGGCTCTACTTCCAGTCGAAGGTCGCGGACGCGCTCCTGCGGAATGATCAGCGCCCGGCGGAGCAGCGCGTGCCGCTGGTGGGCGTGCTGGGGACGTACAAGCGATTGCAGGTCCCCCATCCCGAGGAGGGCTTCGACGCGCTTTTCTTCGTCCGGCTGGGGCCGGACGGTTTCACCGTGGAGGAGTGGCAACGTGAAGTTCGATGA
- a CDS encoding D-alanine--D-alanine ligase family protein, translated as MGKRVGVLMGGWGEEREISLKTGEAVVAALETLGHTVTRVFAGPGLDRALRAADIDVAFLALHGRMGEDGRVQGLLELLEIPYTGSGVLASALAMDKPMAKKLFQLHNLASPQGYRVAREDAERALELHGDSGFPCVVKPAKGGSSVGLSVVHDAGALVPAVVQACRFGGEALVERFVQGQEVTVGILGDSVLGSCEVSYPREGFDYEAKYKGGGAQYFLPPRLSDTRRVNVESLALAAYRALGCRGYGRVDLMCSDTENDVVLEVNTLPGFTPTSLLPKIAARAGLDFPALVQGVLDRATRDESHVAEAAPLAPTAPVPLRVAR; from the coding sequence ATGGGCAAGCGCGTGGGAGTGCTGATGGGCGGGTGGGGCGAGGAGCGGGAGATTTCGCTCAAGACGGGGGAGGCCGTGGTGGCGGCCCTGGAGACCCTGGGGCACACCGTCACCCGCGTCTTCGCGGGCCCGGGCCTGGACCGGGCGCTGCGCGCGGCGGACATCGACGTGGCCTTCCTCGCGCTGCACGGCCGCATGGGCGAGGACGGCCGCGTGCAGGGCCTGCTGGAGCTGCTGGAGATTCCGTACACCGGCTCCGGCGTGCTGGCCTCCGCGCTGGCCATGGACAAGCCCATGGCGAAGAAGCTCTTCCAACTGCACAACCTGGCCTCGCCCCAGGGCTACCGGGTGGCCCGCGAGGACGCGGAGCGAGCGCTGGAGCTGCACGGCGACAGCGGCTTTCCCTGCGTGGTGAAGCCCGCCAAGGGCGGCTCGTCCGTGGGCCTGTCCGTGGTGCACGACGCCGGGGCGCTGGTGCCCGCGGTGGTCCAGGCGTGCCGCTTCGGCGGTGAGGCCCTGGTGGAGCGCTTCGTCCAGGGCCAGGAGGTGACGGTGGGCATCCTCGGCGACAGCGTGCTGGGCAGCTGCGAGGTGTCCTACCCGCGCGAGGGCTTCGACTACGAGGCCAAGTACAAGGGCGGCGGCGCCCAGTACTTCCTCCCGCCCCGCCTGTCCGACACCCGCCGCGTCAACGTGGAGTCGCTCGCGCTCGCCGCGTACCGCGCCCTGGGCTGCCGGGGCTACGGCCGCGTGGACCTGATGTGCTCCGACACGGAGAACGACGTGGTGCTGGAGGTGAACACCCTGCCGGGCTTCACGCCTACCAGCCTCCTGCCGAAGATCGCCGCCCGCGCCGGCCTGGACTTCCCCGCGCTGGTGCAGGGCGTGCTGGACCGAGCCACCCGCGACGAGTCGCATGTCGCCGAGGCCGCGCCCCTCGCGCCCACCGCTCCCGTGCCCCTGCGCGTCGCGCGCTAG
- a CDS encoding cellulose synthase family protein, whose protein sequence is MTTVEIIFLAVYFSLLSVLGVYGSHRYRMAFLYYRHKFKLPTPNGTLKVLPKVTIQLPIFNEMYVVERLVESVCRIDYPRELLEIQLLDDSTDETCGIARACVERHRQKGHDIVYIHRVNRQGFKAGALENGLKLASGEYVAVFDADFVPSPDFLMRTVPFFADAKVGMVQVRWGHLNREFSILTQAQSIFLDGHFIIEHTARNRAGCFFNFNGTAGIWRRTTIGDAGGWQHDTLTEDLDLSYRAQLKGWQFIFLPEVISPAEVPVDMNAFKSQQHRWAKGSIQTAKKLLPTILKSDLPLLVKREAFFHLTNNMAYLLMVLLSVLMPISMVVRFQHGLYGTLFLDLPFFITATASVCVFYVAAQRERGVKGWERFKYLPFLMSLGIGLAINNAKAVGEALLNQQSGFARTPKTGAEGKNVKAVKKSYRGSKTLMPVVELLFAAYFTGALWFAIDSRIYTSVPFIILFLAGFLYVGMSSLMQGLAGRRTKVPDAAPAVTSSEEQPRQAA, encoded by the coding sequence ATGACCACCGTTGAGATCATCTTCCTGGCAGTCTACTTCAGCTTGCTGAGCGTGCTGGGAGTCTACGGCTCCCACCGCTACCGCATGGCGTTTTTGTATTACCGCCACAAGTTCAAGCTGCCGACGCCCAACGGCACGCTGAAGGTGCTGCCCAAGGTCACCATCCAGCTGCCCATCTTCAACGAGATGTACGTGGTGGAGCGCCTGGTGGAGTCGGTGTGTCGCATCGACTACCCGCGCGAGCTGCTGGAGATTCAGCTGCTGGACGACTCCACGGACGAGACGTGCGGCATCGCGCGCGCGTGCGTGGAGCGCCACCGTCAGAAGGGCCACGACATCGTCTACATCCACCGCGTCAACCGCCAGGGCTTCAAGGCGGGCGCGCTGGAGAACGGCCTCAAGCTGGCCTCGGGCGAGTACGTGGCGGTGTTCGACGCGGATTTCGTCCCCAGCCCCGACTTCCTGATGCGCACGGTGCCCTTCTTCGCGGACGCGAAGGTGGGCATGGTGCAGGTGCGCTGGGGCCACCTGAACCGTGAGTTCTCCATCCTCACGCAGGCGCAGAGCATCTTCCTGGACGGCCACTTCATCATCGAGCACACCGCGCGCAACCGCGCCGGCTGCTTCTTCAACTTCAACGGCACCGCGGGCATCTGGCGCCGCACGACCATTGGCGACGCGGGCGGCTGGCAGCACGACACGCTCACGGAAGACCTGGACCTGTCCTACCGCGCCCAGCTGAAGGGCTGGCAGTTCATCTTCCTGCCGGAGGTCATCTCCCCCGCGGAGGTGCCGGTGGACATGAACGCCTTCAAGAGCCAGCAGCACCGCTGGGCCAAGGGCTCCATCCAGACGGCGAAGAAGCTGCTGCCCACCATCCTCAAGAGCGACCTGCCGCTCCTGGTGAAGCGCGAGGCCTTCTTCCACCTCACCAACAACATGGCCTACCTGTTGATGGTGCTCCTGTCCGTGCTGATGCCCATCAGCATGGTGGTGCGCTTCCAGCACGGCCTGTACGGCACGCTGTTCCTGGACCTGCCGTTCTTCATCACCGCGACGGCCAGCGTCTGCGTCTTCTACGTGGCCGCGCAGCGCGAGCGCGGCGTGAAGGGCTGGGAGCGCTTCAAGTACCTGCCCTTCCTGATGAGCCTGGGCATTGGCCTGGCCATCAACAACGCGAAGGCCGTGGGCGAGGCGCTGCTCAACCAGCAGTCGGGGTTCGCGCGCACGCCGAAGACGGGCGCCGAGGGCAAGAACGTCAAGGCCGTGAAGAAGAGCTACCGGGGCAGCAAGACGCTGATGCCGGTGGTGGAGCTGCTCTTCGCCGCCTACTTCACCGGGGCGCTGTGGTTCGCCATCGACTCGCGCATCTACACGTCGGTGCCCTTCATCATCCTGTTCCTGGCGGGCTTCCTCTACGTGGGCATGTCCAGCCTGATGCAGGGCCTGGCGGGCCGCCGGACGAAGGTGCCGGACGCCGCCCCCGCGGTGACGTCCTCCGAGGAACAGCCGCGTCAGGCGGCCTGA
- a CDS encoding PEGA domain-containing protein — MSLRRFAILSLVATLALPSAAFAQDIDDLLGPSETKPTKPKGTKAKPAKPPKPTAKRKTPPKKEKLGARKGKTGKNAATATVEDPVPAKATLALKLGSNARGAKVTVDGEEVNPQTPLELTPGEHTVIARRQNYSEFNQQVTLAPGLTTELIISLDAATGFATLRADVPRVGVYVDGTRVGTTNMENYPLSQGPHVIEFRAPGLKDVKNITVRAGQLYVVEGRLRPSSDVPTAVAQADDAPRSTVLEPSKPAEPLVDQPGLALGAEQPPEVKESTSKSWYQKWYVWVGVGVVAAAAGAGAYAVTRGPAELTPNEVCGRTCDGDIGFSGLRPAMPANGVRF; from the coding sequence ATGAGTCTTCGCCGCTTCGCCATCCTGTCGCTCGTCGCCACCCTGGCCCTGCCGTCCGCGGCGTTCGCCCAGGACATTGATGATCTCCTGGGCCCCTCGGAGACGAAGCCCACGAAGCCCAAGGGCACCAAGGCCAAGCCCGCGAAGCCGCCGAAGCCGACGGCCAAGCGCAAGACGCCGCCCAAGAAGGAGAAGCTGGGCGCGCGCAAGGGCAAGACGGGCAAGAACGCCGCCACTGCCACCGTCGAGGACCCGGTCCCCGCGAAGGCCACGCTCGCGCTCAAGCTGGGCAGCAACGCGCGCGGCGCGAAGGTGACGGTGGACGGCGAGGAGGTGAACCCTCAGACGCCGCTGGAGCTGACGCCGGGGGAGCACACCGTCATCGCCCGCCGTCAGAACTATTCGGAATTCAACCAGCAGGTGACGCTGGCGCCGGGGCTGACCACGGAGCTGATCATCTCGCTGGACGCGGCCACGGGCTTCGCCACCCTGCGCGCGGACGTGCCCCGCGTGGGGGTGTACGTGGACGGGACGCGCGTGGGCACCACCAACATGGAGAACTACCCCCTGTCGCAGGGGCCGCACGTCATCGAGTTCCGCGCGCCGGGGCTCAAGGACGTGAAGAACATCACCGTGCGCGCCGGCCAGCTCTACGTCGTGGAGGGGCGGCTGCGTCCCTCCTCGGACGTCCCGACGGCGGTGGCGCAGGCGGACGATGCGCCGCGCTCGACGGTGCTGGAGCCCTCGAAGCCCGCGGAGCCGCTGGTGGACCAGCCGGGCCTGGCGCTGGGCGCCGAGCAGCCGCCGGAGGTGAAGGAGAGCACCAGCAAGTCCTGGTACCAGAAGTGGTACGTCTGGGTGGGCGTGGGCGTGGTGGCCGCGGCGGCGGGCGCTGGCGCCTACGCGGTGACTCGGGGCCCCGCGGAGCTCACCCCGAACGAAGTGTGCGGCAGGACGTGTGACGGCGACATCGGGTTCTCGGGCCTGCGCCCGGCGATGCCCGCGAACGGCGTGCGCTTCTGA
- a CDS encoding formylglycine-generating enzyme family protein, giving the protein MPPPESVWLPAGHFEMGSPAGEPGRDVDEGPRTEVAFERFQMDVTPVTARAFAARREQVRAKDRQARWWSDAETPGAWLGRCNLDSERTEHPVNCVDWRAARAYCELVGGALPTEAEWEYAVRASTASAFWWGESFDAERVVGSVSCTSRGCLGGTAPVVHAGPRCNGWGLCDMAGNVWQWTATGYQERLGEDAPSEPSGVPEKPVHRGGSWLNHMPSLFRSAHRGLAYPKNGLTGVGFRCVHRR; this is encoded by the coding sequence GTGCCCCCGCCTGAATCGGTGTGGCTGCCGGCCGGGCATTTCGAGATGGGCTCACCGGCGGGGGAGCCCGGTCGGGATGTGGACGAAGGGCCCCGGACGGAGGTCGCGTTCGAGCGCTTCCAGATGGACGTGACGCCCGTGACGGCGCGGGCCTTCGCGGCTCGGCGTGAGCAGGTGCGCGCGAAGGATCGGCAAGCGCGTTGGTGGAGCGACGCGGAGACCCCGGGTGCGTGGCTCGGCCGCTGCAACCTGGACTCCGAGCGCACGGAACATCCGGTGAACTGCGTGGACTGGCGCGCCGCACGGGCCTACTGCGAGCTCGTTGGCGGTGCACTGCCCACGGAGGCGGAGTGGGAGTACGCCGTGCGTGCCTCCACGGCCTCCGCCTTCTGGTGGGGCGAATCATTCGACGCGGAGCGCGTGGTCGGCTCGGTGTCGTGCACGTCGCGAGGCTGCCTTGGCGGCACGGCTCCGGTGGTCCACGCCGGGCCGCGATGCAACGGCTGGGGGCTTTGCGACATGGCCGGGAACGTGTGGCAGTGGACCGCCACCGGCTACCAGGAGCGGCTGGGCGAGGACGCGCCTTCAGAACCCTCTGGCGTGCCGGAGAAGCCCGTCCACCGTGGGGGCTCCTGGCTCAATCACATGCCTTCCCTGTTCCGGTCCGCCCATCGGGGCCTCGCCTATCCGAAGAACGGCCTGACGGGGGTGGGGTTCCGCTGCGTGCACCGGCGCTGA
- the ftsY gene encoding signal recognition particle-docking protein FtsY has translation MKTPSPLDALLAQAPPAPSPAPTPGGGTTQPGTGTPPDTGLTGGEVVGIGGAALFVVLALVAARKLFGRKRVPEAPGKPQVEAPQLPEERPELRVELPPNEAELARRRDLDDAHARMDELRRERETASFAAHAAKDSAEKARLEAEVRALKEREEEAKRVEYRAKKALDDETRERRKREQVEAVRLRDEAVAQEAAQAEAARQAEAAVARAKVEAEGGRTLAQGLDRTKNQGFMARLNGLFGGQRTMDDSVLSELEEILFTADIGVRTADHLVEVARDKLKRAELKDPERIKGAIRDEVARMVDLPVPRSLEGGGPPHVVMVVGVNGAGKTTTIGKLAAQLTGQGKKVVLAAGDTFRAAATEQLDVWAERAGAQLVKGPDGGDPSAVIFEAVKKAKEEGADVIIADTAGRLHTKAPLMEELKKVKRVMDKALPGAPHEILLVLDSTNGQNAIQQAKQFHEAVGISSIALTKLDGTAKGGVIIGICDELKLPVVWVGVGEKIADLRRFEPREFVQALFD, from the coding sequence ATGAAGACCCCGAGCCCCCTCGACGCACTCCTGGCGCAGGCACCCCCCGCCCCCTCCCCCGCCCCTACCCCCGGCGGCGGGACGACGCAGCCGGGCACGGGCACCCCGCCGGACACCGGACTGACCGGCGGCGAAGTGGTGGGCATTGGCGGCGCGGCCCTCTTCGTCGTCCTGGCCCTCGTGGCGGCGCGCAAGCTCTTCGGCAGGAAGCGCGTGCCGGAAGCCCCCGGGAAGCCCCAGGTGGAGGCGCCCCAGCTGCCCGAGGAGCGCCCCGAGCTGCGCGTGGAGCTGCCGCCCAACGAGGCGGAGCTCGCCCGGCGCCGGGACCTGGACGACGCCCACGCGCGCATGGACGAGCTGCGCCGTGAGCGAGAGACGGCCTCGTTCGCCGCCCACGCCGCGAAGGACTCGGCGGAGAAGGCCCGGCTGGAGGCGGAGGTCCGCGCCCTCAAGGAGCGTGAGGAGGAGGCCAAGCGCGTCGAATACCGCGCCAAGAAGGCGCTCGACGACGAGACGCGCGAGCGCCGCAAGCGGGAGCAGGTCGAAGCGGTGCGCCTGCGCGATGAGGCCGTCGCCCAGGAGGCCGCCCAGGCGGAGGCCGCCCGTCAGGCCGAGGCCGCCGTGGCGCGCGCCAAGGTGGAGGCGGAGGGCGGCCGCACCCTGGCGCAGGGGCTGGACCGCACGAAGAACCAGGGCTTCATGGCGCGGCTCAACGGCCTGTTCGGCGGGCAGCGCACCATGGACGACTCCGTCCTGTCGGAGTTGGAGGAGATCCTCTTCACCGCCGACATCGGCGTGCGCACCGCGGACCACCTGGTGGAGGTGGCGCGCGACAAGCTCAAGCGCGCGGAGCTGAAGGACCCGGAGCGCATCAAGGGCGCCATCCGCGACGAGGTGGCGCGCATGGTGGACCTGCCCGTGCCGCGTTCGCTGGAGGGCGGTGGTCCGCCGCACGTGGTGATGGTGGTGGGCGTCAACGGCGCCGGGAAGACGACGACCATCGGCAAGCTGGCCGCGCAGCTCACCGGTCAGGGCAAGAAGGTGGTGCTCGCCGCGGGTGACACCTTCCGCGCCGCCGCCACGGAGCAGCTGGACGTGTGGGCCGAGCGCGCGGGCGCCCAGCTGGTGAAGGGCCCGGACGGCGGCGACCCGAGCGCCGTCATCTTCGAGGCGGTGAAGAAGGCGAAGGAGGAAGGCGCGGACGTCATCATCGCGGACACCGCGGGCCGGCTGCACACCAAGGCCCCGCTCATGGAGGAGCTCAAGAAGGTCAAGCGCGTGATGGACAAGGCGCTGCCCGGCGCGCCCCATGAAATCCTGCTCGTGCTGGACTCCACCAACGGGCAGAACGCCATCCAGCAGGCCAAGCAGTTCCACGAGGCCGTGGGCATCAGCTCCATCGCGCTCACCAAGCTGGACGGCACCGCCAAGGGCGGCGTCATCATCGGCATCTGCGACGAGCTGAAGCTGCCCGTGGTCTGGGTGGGCGTGGGCGAGAAGATCGCCGACCTGCGCCGCTTCGAGCCGCGCGAGTTCGTGCAGGCGCTGTTCGACTGA